A segment of the Pseudobdellovibrionaceae bacterium genome:
ACCATGGCAATCTCATCGAGTCTGGATGTGAATTTATTCACAAGATCATAACCTAACTCTTGGTGAGCCATCTCTCTTCCAGAAAAACGCAGATTGATCTTCACCTTATCGCCATCTAATAAAAAACGAGTGGCGTGTTTAAGCTTAGTCTCTAGATCGTGCTCTTCCGTGCGAGGTCTTAATTGCACTTCTTTAATAGAAACTACAACTTGGTTTTTTCTGGCTTCGGCTTGTTTCTTTTTATTCTCATACTTCCACTTGCCATAATCCATGATTTTACATGTGGGGGGACTTGCTTGGGGCGCAATTTCGATCAGGTCCAAACCTTTTTCTTCTGCAAGTCTTACAGCTTCAGGCACTGTATAAACCCCTAACATTTCGCCGTCTTCGCC
Coding sequences within it:
- the infC gene encoding translation initiation factor IF-3; this encodes MNLQIRAPQVRVIGEDGEMLGVYTVPEAVRLAEEKGLDLIEIAPQASPPTCKIMDYGKWKYENKKKQAEARKNQVVVSIKEVQLRPRTEEHDLETKLKHATRFLLDGDKVKINLRFSGREMAHQELGYDLVNKFTSRLDEIAMVEVPPKKEGRQLFAIVAPDANKIKDYKKKKAEEAAAKPAEG